From Woronichinia naegeliana WA131, the proteins below share one genomic window:
- a CDS encoding gas vesicle protein GvpG, with product MFLDLLFLPVTGPIGGLIWIGEKIQERANIEHDESENLHKLLLSLQLAYDMGNIPEEEFEIREEELLLKIQALEEEEAENQSESSL from the coding sequence ATGTTTCTCGATCTTTTATTTCTTCCTGTTACCGGTCCTATTGGAGGTCTGATCTGGATTGGAGAGAAAATTCAAGAGCGTGCAAATATAGAACATGATGAGTCTGAAAATTTGCACAAATTATTATTATCCTTACAACTAGCTTACGATATGGGCAATATTCCTGAGGAAGAGTTTGAAATTAGGGAAGAAGAACTTTTATTAAAAATTCAAGCCTTAGAAGAAGAGGAGGCAGAAAACCAATCTGAATCTTCTCTCTAA
- a CDS encoding gas vesicle protein K, whose protein sequence is MTLACTPYDSDNQALLTRPESNSQAGLAPLLLTVVELVRQLLEAQIIRRMEKGILSESDLDRAAESIQKLQEQILYLCEIFEIEPEELNVHLGEFGTLLPEAGSYYPGEEGIKPSVLELVDRLLNTGVVVEGNVDLGLAQLDLIHLKLRLVLTSQPV, encoded by the coding sequence ATGACACTTGCTTGCACACCTTACGATTCTGATAATCAAGCCTTGCTGACCCGTCCAGAAAGTAATAGCCAAGCCGGTTTAGCCCCTTTACTGTTAACTGTCGTGGAGCTAGTACGCCAACTGCTCGAAGCCCAAATCATTCGCCGGATGGAAAAGGGGATTCTCAGTGAGTCTGATTTAGATAGAGCTGCAGAAAGTATCCAAAAATTGCAAGAACAAATTCTCTATTTGTGTGAAATTTTTGAAATTGAGCCAGAAGAGTTGAATGTCCACCTAGGAGAGTTTGGCACTCTTTTACCGGAAGCAGGGAGTTATTACCCGGGAGAGGAGGGTATTAAGCCTTCTGTGTTAGAATTAGTGGATCGACTCCTCAATACGGGAGTTGTTGTGGAAGGAAATGTTGATCTGGGTTTAGCTCAACTAGATCTAATTCATCTAAAGCTTCGTTTGGTTTTAACTTCTCAGCCGGTTTAA
- a CDS encoding ArsA family ATPase, giving the protein MTNFNLVNNSLSRYDTRHLVMFSGKGGVGKTTLSCGFARRWAKLFPEEQILLISTDPAHSLGDVLQTEVSDEALPVKDLPNLKVRALDAEKLLLEFKAKYGKFLELLVERGSFVEGEDLTPVWDLDWPGLDEIMGLLEIERLLIENVVDRIVVDMAPSGHTLNLLEIKDFLEIILNSLELFQEKHRVISQTFSKTDNADDVDDFLVKTKSELTEGKQLLQDRDFTLCLIVAIAEPMSLLETERLLNSLHHLNIPCGSLFINRILTDPNQNLDRYSEQQQLLDKFLKIPGQETIFTLPQQVKEPLGGEALDQIMSQIKILEKVEFITPPPLQWPQKILPSFSDFIDDKRQLIIIGGKGGVGKTTVAAAIGWALANRYPDQKIRIISIDPAHSLGDAFGTKLGHQSTQLTANLSGQEVDANIILEKFRDDYLWELAEMISGEGKEEGNIKLAYTPEAWRQIVAQSLPGIDEMLSLVTVMDLLDQKQQDLIILDTAPTGHLLRFLEMPTALGDWLSWIFKLWIKYQNVLGRVDLMGRLRTLRQQVMYAQKKLKDPQHTEFIGILQAQDAIVAEQLRLTESLKKMGVYQRYVVQNRYHANEEIDQDLFPAQTLIRLPSLPRSVEPLARVKGAADLLF; this is encoded by the coding sequence ATGACTAACTTTAACTTGGTAAATAACTCTCTAAGTCGTTATGACACTCGACATTTAGTTATGTTTAGTGGCAAAGGAGGAGTGGGAAAAACCACCCTTTCCTGTGGATTTGCTCGCCGTTGGGCTAAATTATTCCCCGAGGAACAAATCCTGTTAATCTCAACCGATCCTGCTCATTCTTTAGGGGATGTATTGCAAACAGAAGTTAGCGATGAGGCATTACCTGTAAAAGACTTACCTAACTTAAAAGTTAGGGCATTAGATGCGGAAAAATTGCTTTTAGAATTTAAAGCAAAATACGGAAAATTTTTAGAACTTTTAGTAGAACGAGGCAGTTTTGTTGAAGGAGAAGATTTAACTCCCGTTTGGGATTTGGACTGGCCAGGTTTAGATGAAATCATGGGTCTATTAGAAATTGAACGATTACTTATTGAGAATGTTGTTGATCGAATTGTTGTTGATATGGCTCCCTCTGGTCATACCTTAAATTTATTGGAAATTAAAGATTTTTTAGAGATTATTCTCAATTCTTTAGAGTTGTTTCAAGAAAAACACCGTGTTATTTCGCAAACTTTTTCAAAAACCGACAATGCCGATGATGTGGATGACTTTTTAGTCAAAACAAAATCAGAATTAACCGAAGGCAAACAACTCCTACAAGATCGAGATTTTACTCTTTGTTTAATTGTAGCAATTGCTGAACCGATGAGTTTATTAGAAACCGAACGATTACTCAATAGTTTGCATCACTTAAACATTCCCTGCGGCAGCTTATTTATTAATCGCATTCTAACGGACCCTAATCAAAATTTAGATCGCTATAGTGAGCAACAGCAACTTCTCGATAAATTCCTAAAAATTCCAGGTCAAGAGACAATTTTCACCCTGCCCCAACAAGTAAAAGAACCCCTAGGAGGTGAAGCATTAGATCAGATCATGAGTCAAATTAAAATCCTCGAAAAAGTAGAATTTATTACCCCGCCTCCTCTTCAATGGCCGCAAAAAATTCTGCCGAGTTTTAGTGATTTTATTGACGATAAACGCCAACTCATTATCATTGGTGGTAAAGGAGGGGTGGGAAAAACAACCGTTGCGGCGGCCATTGGTTGGGCGTTAGCTAATCGTTATCCCGATCAAAAAATTAGAATTATTTCTATTGATCCAGCGCATTCTTTAGGAGATGCCTTTGGGACAAAGTTAGGACATCAATCCACACAATTAACTGCTAATTTAAGTGGTCAAGAAGTTGATGCTAATATCATTTTAGAAAAATTTCGGGATGATTATTTATGGGAACTGGCAGAAATGATTAGTGGTGAAGGTAAGGAAGAAGGAAACATCAAACTAGCTTATACTCCAGAAGCTTGGCGACAAATTGTAGCTCAATCTCTGCCAGGAATTGATGAAATGTTATCCCTAGTAACAGTGATGGATTTATTAGACCAGAAACAACAAGATTTGATTATTTTAGATACGGCTCCTACCGGTCATCTCCTGCGATTTTTGGAAATGCCAACGGCTTTAGGAGATTGGTTAAGTTGGATTTTTAAGCTTTGGATAAAGTATCAAAATGTCTTAGGGCGCGTAGATTTAATGGGACGATTGCGAACCTTAAGACAACAAGTGATGTATGCCCAGAAAAAACTAAAAGACCCCCAACATACAGAATTTATTGGAATTTTACAAGCCCAAGATGCGATCGTTGCTGAACAACTGCGATTGACAGAATCTTTGAAAAAAATGGGAGTCTATCAACGTTATGTCGTGCAGAATCGTTATCACGCTAATGAGGAAATTGATCAGGATTTATTCCCAGCTCAAACTTTGATCCGCTTACCCAGTTTACCCCGGTCAGTAGAACCTCTAGCCAGGGTAAAAGGCGCGGCAGATCTGTTATTCTAA
- a CDS encoding gas vesicle protein, with amino-acid sequence MTSSTFAGSLKNQSSNSLKTATQGSSLADILERVLDKGIVIAGDISVSIASTELLNIRIRLLIASVDKAREMGINWWEGDPHLHSQSQSLLAENRELSLRLQTMETELETLKSLTQLGKIESHDTSPNNEAHPSDA; translated from the coding sequence GTGACTTCTTCTACTTTTGCTGGCTCGCTCAAAAACCAATCAAGCAACTCCCTAAAAACAGCAACTCAAGGTTCGAGTTTAGCGGATATCCTTGAACGAGTTTTAGATAAAGGAATTGTGATTGCCGGCGATATTTCCGTTTCGATCGCCTCCACTGAACTTCTAAATATCCGCATTCGTTTGTTAATTGCCTCTGTTGATAAAGCAAGAGAAATGGGAATCAACTGGTGGGAAGGGGATCCCCACCTCCATAGCCAATCCCAATCTTTACTAGCAGAGAATCGAGAGCTTTCACTCCGACTCCAAACTATGGAAACTGAGCTTGAAACCTTAAAATCCTTAACTCAATTGGGTAAAATAGAGAGCCATGATACCAGTCCGAACAATGAAGCACATCCCTCAGATGCGTGA
- a CDS encoding GvpL/GvpF family gas vesicle protein encodes MYNLYAYAFLKTPIESLVFPVGMANPLLLITGGDLSAVVEPEVCLDTLQNDDERLIQSVLCHDRVICELFQQTTILPLRFGTSFLEAENLLTYLCSHAQEYQEKIEQLEGKGEYFLKCITRKLEEPVLFSESQGRQYFLAKKQHYEAQQDFYTLQGSEWQNLVHLVSQSYSSTRIITAPGTESRIYLLVNFQEEPLLIEQVLRWQKACPRWELQLGQVSPPYHFT; translated from the coding sequence TTGTACAATCTATATGCCTACGCTTTTTTGAAGACCCCTATAGAAAGCCTAGTATTCCCGGTTGGAATGGCTAACCCATTGTTACTGATAACTGGTGGAGATCTCTCGGCTGTAGTTGAACCCGAAGTTTGTTTAGACACTTTACAAAATGATGATGAACGCTTGATTCAATCGGTTTTATGTCATGATAGGGTCATCTGTGAATTATTTCAACAAACCACTATTTTACCCTTACGTTTTGGTACATCTTTTTTAGAGGCGGAAAATTTACTGACTTATCTTTGTTCTCATGCCCAAGAATATCAAGAGAAAATTGAACAACTTGAAGGAAAAGGGGAATATTTTTTAAAATGTATTACCCGTAAGTTAGAAGAGCCTGTACTCTTTTCTGAAAGCCAGGGGCGACAATATTTTTTAGCAAAAAAACAGCATTATGAAGCCCAACAAGATTTTTATACTTTGCAAGGTTCAGAATGGCAAAATCTCGTGCATTTAGTGAGCCAAAGCTATTCGTCAACGAGGATTATTACTGCTCCAGGGACAGAATCACGAATTTATCTTTTAGTTAATTTTCAAGAAGAACCTTTACTAATTGAGCAAGTCTTGCGTTGGCAGAAAGCCTGCCCCCGTTGGGAATTACAATTAGGACAAGTTTCTCCCCCCTATCACTTTACTTAA
- a CDS encoding GvpL/GvpF family gas vesicle protein: MLMTVGLYLYGIFPEPVPDGLVLQGIDNEPVHSEMIDGFSFLYSAAHKEKYLASRRYLICHEKVLESAMEAGFTTLLPLRFGLVTKTWESVTEQLINPYKTQLKELFAKLSGQREVSIKIFWDNQWELQAALESNPKLKQERDAMMGKNLNMEEIIHIGQLIEATVFQRKQGIIQVFRDQLNHRAQEVVESDPMTDDMIYNAAYLIPWEQEPEFSQNVEAIDQQFGDRLRIRYNNLTAPYTFAQLI, from the coding sequence ATGCTGATGACAGTGGGTCTTTATTTATATGGCATATTTCCCGAACCAGTTCCTGACGGACTCGTTTTGCAAGGGATTGATAATGAGCCAGTTCACAGTGAGATGATTGATGGTTTTAGTTTTCTTTACTCCGCTGCTCATAAAGAGAAGTATTTGGCATCCCGTCGCTATTTAATTTGCCATGAAAAAGTATTAGAAAGTGCCATGGAAGCAGGGTTTACAACGTTGTTGCCCCTGCGGTTCGGCTTAGTTACCAAAACATGGGAATCCGTCACCGAACAATTAATTAATCCCTATAAAACCCAACTGAAAGAATTATTTGCTAAACTGTCAGGCCAACGAGAAGTTAGCATTAAGATTTTTTGGGATAATCAGTGGGAATTACAAGCGGCTTTGGAGTCTAATCCTAAGTTAAAGCAAGAACGAGATGCGATGATGGGGAAAAACTTAAATATGGAAGAAATTATCCATATAGGTCAACTCATTGAAGCCACTGTATTTCAACGGAAACAAGGCATTATTCAAGTCTTTAGAGATCAATTAAATCATCGGGCCCAAGAGGTGGTTGAAAGCGATCCGATGACCGATGACATGATTTACAATGCAGCTTATTTAATTCCCTGGGAGCAAGAGCCAGAATTTAGCCAAAATGTCGAAGCGATCGATCAGCAGTTTGGCGATCGCCTAAGAATCCGCTATAATAACTTAACTGCACCCTATACCTTTGCCCAACTTATATAA